Proteins from a single region of Azospirillum brasilense:
- a CDS encoding glycosyltransferase, whose product MPRCFQIVTPCLDSAAFIDDTVASVLSQSGDFEIVYHVQDGGSRDGTLERLEHWQACLENGNFPILCRGIRMTVDSRMDNGMYDALNRGFAQLGVDGDSLMGWINASDRLAPGALQTACDVTAAFPDIEWLTGRITRLNARGSLVHIEDCFAFPAKTLAAGLHDNRHLPFLQQEGSLWTGRLWHACGGLDTRLRIAGDFDLWRRFAGRGAPTVVNSVLGQFRHHDRQLGAGDGYIRELDASFTDAMAAHRAAVWAEYRLLSSPKDLGGLAAHGFTGPVVQFVESLGVWKRVHRFPFAQR is encoded by the coding sequence ATGCCCCGCTGCTTCCAGATCGTCACCCCCTGCCTCGACAGCGCGGCGTTCATCGACGATACGGTCGCAAGCGTGCTCAGCCAGAGCGGCGATTTCGAAATCGTCTACCATGTCCAGGACGGTGGATCGCGCGATGGCACGCTGGAGCGGCTGGAGCATTGGCAGGCCTGTTTGGAGAACGGCAACTTCCCGATCCTGTGCCGTGGGATCCGGATGACGGTTGATTCGCGCATGGACAACGGCATGTACGATGCCCTGAACCGGGGCTTCGCGCAGCTCGGCGTGGACGGTGATTCGCTGATGGGTTGGATCAACGCCAGCGACCGCTTGGCACCCGGAGCCCTGCAAACCGCCTGCGACGTGACGGCGGCCTTTCCCGACATCGAGTGGTTGACCGGGCGGATCACGCGGCTCAATGCCCGTGGCAGCCTCGTCCACATCGAAGATTGCTTCGCCTTCCCGGCCAAGACGCTTGCCGCCGGGCTCCACGACAACCGCCACCTGCCCTTCCTGCAGCAGGAAGGCAGCCTGTGGACCGGGCGATTGTGGCATGCCTGTGGGGGGCTGGACACCCGTTTGCGGATCGCCGGCGACTTCGACCTGTGGCGCCGGTTCGCGGGGAGGGGGGCGCCGACGGTGGTGAACAGCGTGCTCGGCCAGTTCCGGCACCACGATCGCCAACTCGGTGCGGGCGATGGTTACATAAGGGAGTTGGATGCCTCTTTTACCGACGCCATGGCCGCCCATCGGGCGGCGGTCTGGGCTGAATACCGGCTTTTGTCGTCGCCGAAGGACCTGGGTGGCCTGGCTGCCCATGGCTTCACGGGACCGGTCGTCCAGTTCGTTGAGAGCCTAGGCGTCTGGAAACGTGTGCACCGCTTTCCCTTCGCTCAGCGCTGA
- a CDS encoding FkbM family methyltransferase — MDLPDSAIDSFKKAIWRVIEANTEAFAPHVLSHANSLQRIRNRGIDCRTVIDVGASDGRWSQMARSFWPDAHYHLVEAFEHWNGALQALTADDPRMTFTLAAAGAEDGETPFTNSFDDPFGGTAMPDAGAPQWTVRQVSLDQEVERLGFEGPFMVKLDTHGTEREILAGARRVLESCEVLVIEMYNYGEDSRRFPAMCQHVESLGFHCIDMGEPMFRDHDRAFWQVDFFFVRKDRPEAVYPQFR, encoded by the coding sequence TTGGATTTGCCGGACAGCGCCATCGACTCGTTCAAGAAAGCCATCTGGCGGGTCATCGAGGCCAACACGGAGGCTTTCGCACCGCATGTTCTCAGTCATGCGAATTCATTGCAGCGAATCCGTAATCGCGGCATTGATTGCAGGACGGTGATCGACGTGGGGGCGTCCGATGGCCGATGGTCGCAAATGGCGCGGAGCTTTTGGCCGGACGCGCATTATCATCTGGTCGAAGCGTTCGAGCATTGGAACGGCGCGCTCCAGGCGCTGACCGCAGACGATCCCCGAATGACTTTCACCTTGGCGGCGGCCGGGGCGGAGGACGGCGAGACGCCGTTCACCAACTCCTTCGACGATCCGTTCGGTGGCACGGCCATGCCCGACGCGGGCGCGCCGCAATGGACCGTCCGGCAGGTCTCCCTGGACCAAGAGGTGGAACGGCTTGGCTTTGAAGGGCCGTTCATGGTCAAGCTCGACACGCACGGTACGGAACGCGAAATTCTGGCCGGTGCTCGCCGGGTCCTGGAAAGCTGCGAAGTGCTGGTGATCGAGATGTACAATTATGGGGAGGACAGCCGGCGTTTCCCCGCCATGTGCCAGCATGTGGAAAGTCTGGGATTCCACTGCATCGACATGGGGGAGCCGATGTTCCGCGATCATGACCGGGCGTTCTGGCAGGTGGATTTCTTCTTCGTACGTAAGGATCGTCCGGAAGCGGTTTATCCCCAGTTTCGTTGA
- a CDS encoding glycosyltransferase: MHKNAELTLLVSLFRSYHGWMGGINYVTNFIKTIDYLPEQKKPSIYVFNDTPGEWPSSVEEACSLDVVKAVIGPQGAIIRASGDEAGRFLLHVPAAERRRAIARSVTAIVPMPMGETPMVTTPRHWAWIPDFQHRRLPALFNDAEKQYRDDICRVLADRDGPLILSSRNALFDFQEFFPSHRARPYVWPFVSTISTGESAPVRAVIEKYKLPSSFLYIPNQFWVHKDHQTAFNAVRLLKERGFPVDLVCTGSTKDYRHDGYFETLFGIVKEQGLESCIRHLGVIPQDEQIALLRACTAVIQPSLFEGWSTVVEDARAVGCPLIVSDFAVHREQLGAQGHFFRAGDPEDLAGVIARALPNLPPRRGVEAERAACEASLIRRRACAETFLNDLVRESRL, translated from the coding sequence ATGCATAAAAACGCTGAGTTGACGCTTCTTGTTTCATTATTCCGCAGCTATCATGGCTGGATGGGCGGCATTAATTACGTAACAAATTTCATAAAGACAATTGATTATCTTCCAGAACAGAAAAAGCCTTCAATTTATGTCTTCAATGATACGCCAGGAGAATGGCCGTCTTCTGTTGAGGAGGCTTGCTCACTGGACGTGGTGAAGGCTGTGATCGGCCCCCAAGGCGCCATCATCCGGGCTTCCGGGGACGAAGCCGGACGTTTTCTCCTCCATGTCCCCGCCGCGGAGCGGCGTCGAGCGATCGCGCGCAGCGTTACGGCCATCGTGCCGATGCCAATGGGCGAAACCCCTATGGTCACCACACCACGCCACTGGGCATGGATTCCCGATTTCCAACACCGGCGCCTGCCAGCACTGTTCAATGACGCGGAAAAACAATATCGGGACGATATCTGCCGCGTCCTGGCCGACCGCGACGGTCCGCTCATCCTCAGCAGCCGGAACGCGCTATTCGATTTTCAGGAATTCTTCCCATCCCATCGGGCCCGCCCCTACGTCTGGCCGTTCGTCAGTACCATTTCAACCGGCGAATCAGCACCGGTCCGCGCCGTGATCGAGAAATACAAATTGCCGTCGAGCTTTCTCTATATTCCTAATCAATTCTGGGTGCACAAGGATCACCAGACCGCCTTCAACGCCGTCCGCCTACTAAAGGAACGGGGTTTTCCCGTTGATCTCGTCTGCACTGGCAGCACGAAAGATTACCGTCACGACGGGTATTTTGAAACGCTGTTCGGCATCGTCAAGGAACAGGGGCTCGAAAGCTGTATCCGCCACCTTGGCGTGATTCCGCAAGATGAGCAGATCGCGCTGCTGCGGGCGTGCACCGCCGTTATCCAGCCATCCCTGTTCGAAGGTTGGAGCACCGTAGTGGAGGATGCGCGGGCGGTCGGCTGCCCGCTGATCGTCTCCGATTTTGCTGTCCACCGGGAGCAACTCGGCGCACAGGGCCATTTCTTCCGCGCCGGCGATCCTGAGGATCTGGCCGGTGTCATCGCGCGCGCCCTTCCGAACCTGCCGCCAAGGCGGGGAGTCGAAGCGGAACGAGCGGCTTGCGAGGCCAGTCTGATCCGCCGCCGCGCCTGCGCCGAAACCTTCTTGAATGATCTGGTACGTGAAAGCCGCCTCTGA